One part of the Ralstonia pickettii genome encodes these proteins:
- a CDS encoding aminoacyl-tRNA deacylase: MSISSTLDGCLRSKGCLYEVIRHPHTHTSTETAQSAHVPGDRLAKTLLLEDKLGYVAAVLPSTYHLHLSELQKETGRLDLTLADESELREVFRDCDAGAVPPVGMAYGMPTYIDSSLMAHGDVYFEAGDHENVVHMDMDQFMALMRDAKPGHFAYRMQGMLF, encoded by the coding sequence ATGTCGATCTCCAGCACCCTCGACGGCTGCCTGCGCAGCAAGGGCTGCCTGTACGAGGTGATTCGCCATCCGCATACCCATACCAGCACGGAGACCGCGCAGTCTGCACATGTCCCGGGCGACCGTCTGGCCAAGACGCTGCTGCTCGAAGACAAGCTCGGCTATGTCGCGGCCGTGTTGCCATCGACGTATCACCTGCATCTGTCGGAATTGCAAAAGGAAACTGGCCGCCTGGACCTGACACTGGCGGATGAATCCGAGTTGCGCGAAGTCTTTCGGGACTGCGATGCCGGCGCCGTACCACCCGTTGGCATGGCTTACGGCATGCCCACCTACATCGACAGCAGTCTGATGGCCCACGGCGACGTCTACTTCGAAGCCGGCGACCACGAAAATGTCGTGCATATGGACATGGATCAGTTCATGGCTTTAATGCGCGACGCCAAGCCCGGACACTTCGCGTATCGCATGCAGGGCATGCTCTTCTGA
- a CDS encoding CDGSH iron-sulfur domain-containing protein produces MADDVVITVRNNGPYHIKGTFRVATQGGRELAVEEGQAWLCRCGHSLNKPFCDGSHKRVEFDSNLDAPVPDAPA; encoded by the coding sequence ATGGCAGACGACGTTGTCATCACGGTCCGCAACAACGGGCCGTACCATATCAAGGGAACCTTCCGGGTCGCCACCCAAGGCGGGCGCGAGTTGGCCGTAGAAGAAGGCCAGGCATGGCTGTGCCGCTGCGGGCACTCCTTGAACAAGCCGTTCTGTGACGGGTCGCACAAGCGCGTCGAGTTTGACAGCAACCTCGACGCGCCTGTGCCCGATGCGCCTGCTTAA
- the ettA gene encoding energy-dependent translational throttle protein EttA has translation MSQYVFTMNRVGKIVPPKRQILKDISLSFFPGAKIGVLGLNGSGKSTVLKIMAGLDKDIEGEATPMPNLNIGYLPQEPQLDPAKTVREEVESGLGEVMDAQKQLEAIYAAYAEEGADFDKLAEEQARLEAIIAAGSGDNVELQLEIAADALRLPPWDAKIEHLSGGEKRRVALCKLLLSRPDMLLLDEPTNHLDAESVDWLEQFLTRFPGTVVAVTHDRYFLDNAAEWILELDRGHGIPWKGNYSSWLDQKETRLKQEESSESARQKALKKELEWVRQNPKGRQAKSKARLARFDELNSQEYQKRNETQEIFIPAGERLGNEVIEFQNVSKSYGDRLLIDNLSFTIPPGAIVGIIGPNGAGKSTLFRMITGKEQPDSGTIKIGPTVKLAYVDQSRDALSADKTVFEEISNGSDILTVGRYETPSRAYIGRFNFKGGDQQKHVGTLSGGERGRLHLAKTLISGGNVLLLDEPSNDLDVETLRALEDALLEFAGCVMVISHDRWFLDRIATHIIAFEGDSHVEFFPGNYQEYEADKKKRLGEEGAKPKRIRYKPVTR, from the coding sequence ATGTCACAGTACGTTTTCACCATGAACCGCGTGGGCAAGATCGTTCCGCCCAAGCGCCAGATCCTCAAGGACATCTCGCTGTCCTTCTTCCCCGGCGCCAAGATCGGCGTGCTGGGCCTGAACGGCTCGGGCAAGTCGACCGTGCTCAAGATCATGGCCGGCCTCGACAAGGACATCGAAGGCGAAGCCACGCCGATGCCCAACCTGAACATCGGCTACCTGCCGCAGGAGCCGCAGCTCGATCCCGCCAAGACCGTGCGTGAAGAGGTCGAGAGCGGCCTGGGCGAAGTGATGGATGCGCAAAAGCAGCTCGAAGCCATCTACGCGGCATACGCCGAGGAAGGTGCCGACTTCGACAAGCTCGCCGAAGAACAGGCGCGCCTGGAAGCCATCATCGCCGCCGGCTCCGGTGACAACGTCGAACTGCAGCTCGAAATTGCCGCCGACGCACTGCGCCTGCCGCCGTGGGATGCCAAGATCGAGCACCTCTCGGGCGGTGAAAAGCGCCGCGTTGCCCTGTGCAAGCTGCTGCTCTCCCGCCCTGACATGCTGCTGCTCGACGAGCCGACCAACCACCTGGATGCGGAATCGGTGGACTGGCTTGAACAGTTCCTCACGCGCTTTCCTGGCACCGTTGTGGCCGTCACCCACGACCGCTACTTCCTCGACAACGCCGCCGAGTGGATTCTCGAACTCGACCGCGGCCATGGCATCCCCTGGAAGGGCAATTACAGCTCCTGGCTCGATCAGAAAGAGACGCGCCTGAAGCAGGAAGAGTCGAGCGAATCGGCGCGCCAAAAGGCGTTGAAGAAAGAACTGGAATGGGTGCGCCAGAACCCGAAGGGCCGCCAGGCCAAGTCGAAGGCGCGTCTGGCCCGCTTTGACGAGCTGAACAGCCAGGAATACCAGAAGCGCAACGAAACGCAGGAAATCTTCATCCCGGCCGGCGAGCGTCTAGGCAATGAAGTGATCGAGTTTCAGAACGTCAGCAAGAGCTATGGCGATCGCCTGCTGATCGACAACCTGAGCTTCACGATTCCGCCGGGCGCGATCGTCGGCATCATTGGCCCGAACGGCGCCGGCAAGTCGACGCTGTTCCGCATGATCACGGGCAAGGAGCAGCCGGATTCGGGCACCATCAAGATCGGCCCGACGGTGAAGCTGGCTTACGTTGACCAGAGCCGCGATGCCCTCTCCGCAGACAAGACCGTCTTCGAAGAGATTTCGAACGGCTCGGACATCCTGACGGTGGGCCGGTATGAGACGCCATCGCGCGCCTACATCGGCCGCTTCAATTTCAAGGGCGGCGATCAGCAGAAGCATGTTGGCACCCTGTCGGGCGGTGAGCGCGGGCGTCTGCATCTGGCCAAGACGTTGATCTCGGGCGGCAACGTGCTGCTGCTCGATGAGCCGTCAAACGACCTCGACGTCGAAACGCTGCGTGCGCTGGAAGATGCGCTGCTCGAGTTCGCGGGCTGCGTGATGGTGATCTCGCACGATCGCTGGTTCCTCGATCGCATCGCCACGCACATCATCGCGTTCGAAGGCGATTCGCACGTCGAGTTCTTCCCGGGCAACTATCAGGAATACGAAGCCGACAAAAAGAAGCGTCTGGGCGAAGAGGGCGCGAAGCCCAAGCGCATCCGCTACAAGCCCGTTACGCGTTAA
- a CDS encoding cytochrome o ubiquinol oxidase subunit IV yields MEQTNATSAIAHGEDHGHAAGGAGHATVKGYLIGFVLAVILTAIPFKMVMDGGYSHQTVLVTVMALAVVQIVVHLIYFLHLDGSSAQRWNVMAFLFTLLILAIVVVGSLWVMHNMNANMMTM; encoded by the coding sequence ATGGAACAGACCAACGCAACATCCGCCATCGCCCACGGCGAGGATCACGGTCATGCAGCCGGTGGCGCCGGCCATGCCACCGTGAAGGGCTACCTGATCGGCTTCGTGCTGGCGGTGATCCTGACGGCCATCCCGTTCAAGATGGTGATGGACGGCGGCTACTCGCACCAGACGGTGCTGGTGACGGTGATGGCTCTGGCGGTCGTGCAGATCGTCGTGCACCTGATCTATTTCCTGCACCTGGATGGCTCGTCTGCCCAGCGCTGGAACGTGATGGCCTTCCTGTTCACGCTGCTGATCCTGGCGATCGTCGTTGTCGGCTCGCTGTGGGTCATGCATAACATGAACGCCAACATGATGACGATGTAA
- the cyoC gene encoding cytochrome o ubiquinol oxidase subunit III — protein sequence MASNVLDGHAAHGHAHGHDHAHDHAHHHDAADTKVFGFWVYLMSDLIIFASLFATFCVLRGATAGGPTGKELFDLSYVAIETGILLVSSITYGMVMISLQNGRKDQVMLWLGITLVLGAAFVGMEINEFHHLIAEGAGPSRSAFLSSFFLLVGTHGLHVASGMLWIIVLMWQIGAKGLTPTQSTRLSCLSLFWHFLDVVWIGVFTVVYLLGAM from the coding sequence ATGGCTTCCAATGTTCTAGACGGTCACGCCGCGCACGGTCACGCGCACGGCCACGACCACGCGCATGACCATGCGCACCACCACGATGCCGCAGACACCAAGGTCTTCGGCTTCTGGGTGTACCTGATGAGCGACTTGATCATCTTCGCGTCGCTGTTCGCCACGTTCTGCGTCCTGCGCGGTGCGACGGCGGGTGGCCCGACGGGCAAGGAGCTCTTTGACCTGTCGTACGTGGCGATTGAAACCGGCATCCTGCTGGTGTCGTCCATCACCTATGGCATGGTGATGATCAGCCTGCAGAACGGCCGCAAGGATCAAGTGATGCTGTGGCTCGGCATCACGCTGGTGCTGGGCGCCGCGTTCGTCGGCATGGAAATCAACGAGTTCCATCACCTGATTGCTGAAGGCGCAGGCCCGAGCCGCAGCGCATTCCTGTCGTCGTTCTTCCTGCTGGTCGGCACGCACGGCCTGCACGTGGCGAGCGGCATGCTGTGGATCATCGTCCTGATGTGGCAGATCGGTGCCAAAGGCCTGACTCCGACCCAATCGACTCGACTGTCGTGCCTGAGCCTGTTCTGGCACTTCTTGGACGTGGTGTGGATCGGCGTGTTTACCGTCGTCTATCTGCTGGGAGCGATGTAA